One genomic window of Thalassoroseus pseudoceratinae includes the following:
- the flgL gene encoding flagellar hook-associated protein FlgL: MTIGPLLAGRIPNSLVSQRLNQNLQSSQQLLARLQDQAGSGQKFFLPSESPTAAIRTIVFQRTLERHSQYETSVQTSTSFLSASELALQSVSDGLNEAKSILLTGSGNTLSEAERLTLAEDVQSLIRGMVGTANTQFRGRYLFGGSQSESPPFELTDSGAVLYQGDGLAIDSRVDTGMTIANNIDGITAFASLSEPDLIDADPALTLQTAIDSLNGGLGVDLGQVTVTVDDGVNQQTETVDLVGARRIEDVQTRLEAAFATGPITLTVEVDPATSSGLRLTPSSGTVAVSDVTGSAAAAQLGINSTAVAAINGGDLNPRLTMQTELSSLNGGTGIGATVGTGLQLTQGDRTVTVDLSAATTIEDVFNELQKSGLDLVTDIDSTGRGLIVASRVSGVDFSIGENGGQNATLLGLRTLTGTTALAELDGGLGVPVDDGIPLRIQRRDGTEVEVDLAGTKTVQQVLDAINAVDPGVLVASLNAVGNGITLTDDDGVSTGPLIVEDNAVSSALGIAGQENGTNPAIPLIGTDQNPQEPPGVLGILVRLEEALRTGDQRELNRLQPLFNDEADRFNALRGEVGADLKVLETVANRLADREVQIQSDLSQEFDADLTEIITQTNNIQIALDATLRIAAQTSQLTLLSYL; encoded by the coding sequence ATGACTATCGGACCGCTGCTAGCCGGACGTATTCCGAACTCGCTGGTTTCTCAGCGACTGAATCAGAATCTGCAATCGAGTCAGCAATTGTTAGCCCGATTGCAGGACCAAGCGGGGAGTGGGCAGAAGTTCTTTTTGCCGAGTGAGTCGCCCACGGCTGCGATCAGAACGATTGTGTTTCAACGAACCCTGGAACGCCACTCGCAGTATGAAACTAGCGTGCAAACGAGCACCTCGTTTCTCTCGGCGAGCGAGTTGGCATTGCAATCGGTGAGCGACGGGCTGAACGAAGCGAAGTCCATTCTGCTCACCGGGAGTGGCAACACTCTCAGCGAAGCGGAGCGATTGACGCTGGCGGAGGATGTGCAGTCGTTGATTCGCGGGATGGTTGGAACGGCGAATACTCAGTTTCGCGGTCGTTATCTATTCGGGGGAAGTCAGTCCGAGTCACCGCCGTTTGAGCTGACCGACTCTGGTGCGGTCTTGTATCAGGGGGACGGCTTGGCGATTGATTCCCGCGTTGATACTGGTATGACTATCGCGAACAACATCGATGGCATTACGGCGTTTGCTTCGCTTTCCGAGCCCGACTTGATTGATGCGGACCCGGCGCTCACGTTGCAGACGGCGATTGATTCGCTCAATGGTGGGTTGGGCGTGGACTTGGGTCAGGTCACAGTCACAGTCGATGACGGCGTGAATCAGCAGACGGAAACCGTTGATCTTGTCGGTGCTCGGCGGATCGAAGATGTGCAAACGCGGTTGGAGGCGGCGTTCGCTACGGGTCCGATCACGTTGACGGTGGAGGTCGATCCGGCCACAAGTTCCGGTTTGCGGCTGACGCCTTCATCGGGAACCGTGGCGGTGAGTGATGTCACGGGCTCTGCAGCGGCGGCTCAATTGGGAATCAATAGCACGGCCGTTGCAGCGATCAACGGCGGTGATTTGAATCCTCGATTGACGATGCAAACGGAACTTTCGAGTCTGAACGGCGGCACGGGAATCGGAGCCACCGTGGGAACCGGTCTGCAACTCACGCAGGGTGATCGAACGGTGACGGTCGATCTTTCCGCCGCGACGACGATTGAAGACGTGTTCAACGAGTTGCAGAAATCCGGGCTTGATCTCGTTACGGACATCGATTCGACGGGGCGGGGATTGATCGTGGCTAGCCGAGTGAGCGGCGTCGATTTTTCGATCGGAGAGAACGGCGGTCAGAATGCCACGCTGCTTGGTTTGCGGACGTTAACGGGCACAACTGCACTGGCGGAACTGGATGGTGGACTCGGAGTGCCGGTCGATGATGGAATACCGTTGCGGATTCAACGGCGAGATGGGACGGAAGTTGAAGTCGACTTGGCGGGAACGAAGACGGTGCAGCAAGTTCTCGATGCGATCAACGCCGTCGATCCCGGTGTGTTGGTGGCGTCGCTGAATGCTGTGGGAAATGGAATTACGTTGACCGACGATGACGGTGTAAGCACAGGGCCGTTAATCGTGGAGGACAACGCGGTTTCGTCAGCCTTGGGAATTGCGGGGCAAGAGAACGGTACTAACCCCGCGATACCTCTGATCGGAACTGATCAGAATCCGCAGGAACCACCGGGTGTGCTAGGAATCCTTGTGCGGTTGGAAGAGGCACTGCGAACGGGGGATCAACGCGAGTTGAACCGCTTGCAACCCTTGTTTAACGATGAGGCCGACCGCTTCAACGCCCTGCGTGGCGAAGTTGGAGCGGATCTGAAGGTGTTAGAAACTGTCGCCAATCGGCTGGCTGATCGCGAAGTGCAAATTCAAAGCGACCTCTCGCAGGAGTTCGACGCTGATCTAACCGAAATCATCACGCAAACGAACAACATTCAAATCGCGTTGGATGCCACACTTCGCATCGCGGCTCAAACCAGCCAACTGACGTTGCTTTCTTACCTGTAG
- the flgK gene encoding flagellar hook-associated protein FlgK translates to MSLNGTLSTAGRSLEVFSAGVQVTGENIANSGTPGYIREEIALETGGSYSNGNLLFGIGVLGQGVQQQIDLYLEGRLYSASTDAAAADARQEIYKQLEVELRELGDSDLSTSLSEFQQSLANLADEPESDSLRSIAVQQGQELANDILDLRARVDQLQQDQTGRIGSLVEEANGLIDEIARLNPRIAGLEAASNFSSDAGGERSQRYAAMSRLAEIVPVRFRENPSGTVDVYSGSNYLLLTGSTQHLEVTRTSENGTVTSSVVVSVTQADVSRSGGEIRGLIEGRDDILGGFVEQLDQFASGLISEFNRLHASGEGTAAFSTLTSLNEVSDTSAALNVVDLPTTPEHGEFEVKIQNELTGLVETTTIPIDLDGIGADTSLDDLQATLDAIPNLSATVTPRGQLQLDAASGYTFSFANDSSGVLAGLGLNTFFTGADSSSIGVNAAIVQNADLLATGQGGGPSDGRNASRLAEFLDGPVEGFNGRTLTEFYESVVTDVAQSAASEETLSQGLATYRDSLQSQRDQFSGVSLDEEALKLIEFQHSYQAAARIISTVDELMQVMLNL, encoded by the coding sequence ATGAGCTTGAATGGAACGTTAAGTACTGCGGGGCGTTCGCTCGAGGTGTTTAGCGCCGGCGTGCAAGTAACCGGCGAGAACATCGCGAATTCCGGCACGCCCGGCTATATTCGCGAGGAGATCGCCCTCGAAACAGGTGGTTCCTACAGTAACGGGAACTTGCTGTTCGGGATCGGCGTCCTTGGGCAAGGCGTTCAGCAACAGATTGATCTCTATCTTGAGGGGCGACTATACTCTGCATCAACCGATGCCGCCGCGGCGGATGCTCGCCAAGAAATCTATAAGCAACTTGAGGTTGAACTTCGTGAACTTGGTGACAGTGATCTGTCGACGAGTTTAAGTGAGTTCCAGCAGTCCTTGGCGAATCTTGCCGACGAACCAGAGTCGGATTCGCTACGGTCCATCGCGGTACAACAAGGGCAGGAGTTGGCGAACGATATTCTTGATCTGCGTGCGCGCGTCGATCAGCTGCAACAAGATCAAACGGGACGTATTGGATCGCTGGTTGAGGAAGCCAATGGGCTGATTGATGAGATCGCGCGACTCAATCCAAGGATTGCCGGTCTCGAAGCTGCGAGTAATTTTTCGAGCGATGCTGGCGGTGAACGGTCGCAGCGTTATGCGGCTATGTCGCGACTTGCAGAGATTGTCCCGGTTCGTTTTCGAGAGAATCCTAGTGGGACTGTGGATGTTTATTCTGGTTCGAACTATCTTTTGTTAACTGGCTCAACACAACACTTGGAGGTGACGCGGACTAGTGAAAATGGGACTGTGACTAGCAGTGTTGTTGTAAGTGTCACTCAGGCGGATGTAAGTCGTTCGGGTGGCGAAATTCGTGGTCTCATTGAGGGACGAGATGACATTCTCGGAGGCTTTGTTGAACAGCTCGATCAGTTTGCCAGCGGTCTGATATCCGAGTTCAACCGTCTGCATGCATCGGGTGAAGGGACGGCTGCTTTTTCGACGCTAACATCGTTAAACGAAGTCAGCGATACGAGTGCGGCACTTAACGTTGTCGATTTGCCCACCACCCCCGAGCATGGCGAGTTCGAAGTCAAGATCCAGAACGAATTGACTGGGCTCGTAGAAACCACCACGATACCGATTGATTTGGATGGAATCGGGGCTGATACATCGCTTGACGACTTGCAAGCTACGCTCGATGCGATACCGAATCTCTCGGCAACAGTGACGCCTCGCGGGCAACTGCAACTTGATGCAGCTTCCGGATACACGTTCTCGTTTGCGAATGATTCAAGTGGTGTTCTCGCGGGTCTGGGCCTGAATACGTTCTTTACGGGTGCGGATTCAAGCAGTATCGGTGTGAATGCCGCAATTGTGCAGAACGCGGATTTGCTAGCGACCGGTCAAGGCGGTGGTCCTTCGGATGGTCGAAATGCGAGTCGATTGGCGGAGTTCCTAGACGGTCCCGTCGAGGGATTCAACGGGCGTACTCTGACAGAGTTCTATGAAAGTGTGGTAACTGATGTTGCCCAGAGTGCAGCTTCCGAAGAAACATTGTCGCAAGGATTGGCAACGTACCGCGATTCTTTGCAAAGCCAACGTGATCAGTTTTCCGGTGTGAGTCTCGATGAGGAAGCGCTGAAGCTTATTGAGTTTCAACACTCCTACCAAGCGGCTGCGCGAATCATTTCGACAGTCGATGAACTCATGCAAGTCATGCTGAATTTGTAA
- the flgN gene encoding flagellar export chaperone FlgN, with product MTPPLDQSLVRELDHLLSGLIATNEELAAILSQQDELLVAADAVGLQASAQKQSEVVERLQSLLSHREAWLNKVRTSDPSVKSISDWVQQVICPQTEQWREQLSVIKKSSDRVRRQSWRQWVVVQGAHRHQSELLHLIARNGRKTVGYGPSANPPSSGGAILDASA from the coding sequence ATGACGCCGCCACTCGATCAATCACTTGTTCGCGAGTTAGACCACCTGCTGAGTGGTTTGATCGCTACGAATGAGGAACTCGCAGCGATTCTATCCCAGCAGGATGAATTGCTAGTTGCAGCGGATGCGGTTGGTCTGCAGGCATCTGCTCAGAAGCAAAGTGAAGTTGTTGAGCGTCTTCAGTCACTATTGAGTCACCGTGAGGCATGGTTGAATAAAGTCCGAACTAGTGATCCATCGGTTAAGTCAATCTCGGATTGGGTTCAACAAGTGATATGCCCACAGACAGAGCAGTGGCGTGAGCAACTCTCAGTAATCAAAAAATCTTCGGATCGAGTTCGTCGTCAGAGTTGGCGTCAGTGGGTCGTTGTTCAAGGTGCACACCGTCATCAGTCTGAATTGTTGCACTTGATTGCAAGGAACGGTCGAAAAACAGTCGGTTATGGTCCATCGGCCAATCCCCCGTCGAGTGGCGGTGCCATCTTGGATGCCTCCGCATGA
- a CDS encoding rod-binding protein, translating into MSLINTAQMPSAKAPNEQAEVRQAFQEFVSGTFFRQMIKSLRSAQGEPAYFHGGQAERIFQGQFDEQIADDLAEKHGGALSEPLFQAFESQRTGQTVASVKRAASEASAGYSSLKTFEATGTSQVSRSISSI; encoded by the coding sequence ATGTCATTAATCAATACCGCACAAATGCCCTCTGCGAAAGCTCCCAATGAGCAGGCTGAAGTTCGTCAAGCGTTTCAAGAATTTGTCTCGGGGACGTTCTTCCGTCAGATGATCAAGTCACTACGGAGTGCCCAAGGTGAGCCCGCCTACTTTCACGGCGGACAGGCTGAACGGATCTTTCAAGGCCAGTTTGACGAGCAGATTGCGGATGACCTAGCTGAGAAGCATGGGGGGGCTTTGTCCGAGCCGTTATTTCAGGCATTTGAATCGCAACGGACGGGGCAAACGGTCGCTTCGGTGAAACGGGCTGCAAGTGAGGCATCGGCTGGTTATTCGTCCTTGAAAACATTCGAGGCCACGGGAACTTCCCAAGTTTCCCGTTCAATTTCGTCGATCTGA
- a CDS encoding flagellar basal body P-ring protein FlgI, with product MQRFTLILGLLVLVTMTNRASARVRLENICTIYGQKEVKLTGMGLVVGLQGTGDGGSNLPAMRALQAALQRMNAPTVVTELQNAKNVAMVMVEATVPATGLRKGQRLDAYVSSVMGAKSLRGGRLLITPLTSTDPRAQDVALALVSGPLFIQEAGQETTAKIPGGVVLEHNFPSLFHDAANGHRVTLLLDAAHSSFHSSNEIARAINTEFGFEVRYSRLAKASGPGVVQVQIPEQYHDDPVQFIALLLAISIENPHTQARVVVNAKTGVIIVTGEVEISPVVISHKNLTVQVGGANPLPVGPIPGRFVPLVDDTTEAAPQRLDDLIQALNQLRVPTEDVIAIIRELHRTGKLHAVFQEHG from the coding sequence ATGCAACGCTTCACTCTCATTCTTGGATTGCTAGTCCTTGTCACGATGACTAATCGTGCATCGGCTCGAGTGCGTTTAGAGAACATTTGCACGATCTACGGTCAAAAGGAAGTTAAACTCACGGGGATGGGGTTAGTCGTTGGATTGCAAGGAACTGGCGACGGCGGAAGCAATCTGCCAGCCATGCGGGCACTGCAAGCCGCACTTCAACGCATGAATGCGCCCACGGTTGTGACCGAACTTCAGAACGCTAAAAATGTTGCGATGGTCATGGTCGAAGCCACGGTGCCCGCGACGGGACTCCGAAAAGGACAACGTCTGGATGCCTACGTGAGTTCCGTCATGGGGGCGAAAAGTCTAAGAGGCGGGCGGCTGTTAATCACACCGTTGACATCAACCGATCCACGTGCCCAAGACGTCGCACTCGCACTTGTGTCTGGACCATTGTTTATCCAAGAAGCCGGGCAAGAGACTACAGCAAAGATTCCTGGCGGAGTCGTCCTTGAACACAACTTTCCAAGTCTATTTCACGATGCGGCTAACGGGCATCGGGTAACATTGCTACTCGATGCTGCCCATTCGAGTTTTCACAGCTCCAACGAAATCGCGCGGGCTATCAACACGGAATTTGGTTTTGAGGTTCGGTACTCCCGGCTTGCGAAGGCGAGCGGGCCCGGTGTTGTGCAAGTACAGATTCCCGAGCAATACCATGACGACCCCGTCCAGTTTATCGCGTTGCTTCTCGCGATTAGTATCGAAAATCCACATACTCAAGCACGAGTTGTAGTCAATGCGAAAACGGGTGTGATTATTGTGACGGGTGAGGTTGAAATTAGTCCCGTTGTGATCTCTCACAAAAATTTGACAGTCCAAGTTGGCGGGGCGAATCCACTGCCAGTGGGGCCAATACCTGGTCGTTTCGTTCCCCTTGTGGACGATACCACCGAGGCGGCACCGCAGCGTCTTGATGACTTAATTCAGGCGCTCAACCAGCTTCGTGTGCCGACCGAAGATGTGATTGCAATCATTCGGGAACTTCATCGAACTGGGAAACTGCATGCGGTCTTCCAGGAACATGGCTAG
- a CDS encoding flagellar basal body L-ring protein FlgH — protein sequence MMTTPIRQKLTAVYVGVSIAIACVGQGATLAQPPQFPPRPPAYDFGDNRPGNQAPYDNRPNYENEYQPNEPNLLNPAPPPPAIDQPRQDQGWYPNGGVPPEQDPYADPYNSGGRSMLPPQSNYPPPNQYAPRGNYPSVNPYQQQRPSGLPPARPIPPPSGYIGFERPLLMQHHSLCFIPQTPPQEIHVHDIVTIIVKEISEVSVDSRFNRSRRGSLLAEIGEFMRISEDGNLTNAAENSPAIDTTLNARLDATGRVLESEEIIYRIAATVVDVLPNGNLVLEARKTIESNDDAWEYTLTGTVRSVDINRDNTALSENIANLKITKNLAGRVKDSTRRAWGVRLLDFIFPF from the coding sequence ATGATGACAACGCCCATCCGACAAAAACTCACTGCCGTCTATGTTGGGGTGTCGATCGCGATTGCTTGCGTCGGTCAGGGAGCCACGTTGGCACAACCGCCGCAGTTTCCGCCCCGACCACCCGCGTATGACTTCGGTGACAATCGTCCCGGCAACCAAGCTCCCTACGACAATCGTCCAAACTATGAGAACGAATATCAGCCAAACGAGCCAAACCTATTAAACCCGGCTCCGCCACCTCCTGCAATTGATCAACCCCGTCAAGATCAAGGCTGGTATCCCAACGGCGGTGTGCCACCGGAGCAAGATCCGTATGCGGATCCCTACAACTCCGGGGGGCGTTCCATGCTGCCGCCACAAAGCAACTATCCACCGCCAAACCAATACGCACCCCGCGGGAACTATCCCTCAGTCAATCCGTATCAGCAGCAACGGCCGTCAGGTTTGCCACCGGCACGTCCAATTCCTCCACCGTCGGGATACATCGGTTTCGAACGACCCCTGCTGATGCAACACCACTCACTTTGTTTTATCCCACAAACACCGCCGCAAGAAATTCATGTCCACGATATCGTCACGATCATTGTGAAAGAAATCTCAGAAGTGTCTGTCGATTCACGGTTTAACCGGAGTCGACGAGGATCACTATTGGCCGAAATCGGTGAGTTTATGCGAATTAGTGAAGATGGAAATCTCACAAACGCAGCTGAGAATTCACCAGCCATCGATACCACATTGAATGCGCGTCTCGATGCAACCGGACGTGTTCTCGAAAGCGAAGAGATTATCTACCGCATCGCTGCAACCGTCGTTGACGTGCTACCTAACGGGAACCTCGTTTTGGAAGCCCGGAAGACCATCGAGTCTAATGACGATGCTTGGGAATACACACTGACCGGAACGGTTCGTAGCGTTGATATCAACCGTGACAACACAGCACTCAGTGAGAATATTGCCAACTTGAAAATTACGAAGAACTTAGCCGGACGGGTGAAAGATAGTACCCGCCGGGCTTGGGGTGTTCGACTCCTTGACTTCATCTTCCCGTTCTAA
- the flgA gene encoding flagellar basal body P-ring formation chaperone FlgA, whose protein sequence is MDNRESKIGMVAACLVFSVCAVSNAAVVRFHETATVDGTIVTLGDIAEVSDVDPAVSESLRETILGPAPAAGTEKPFPFADVRARLRAVGINLASVEFTGHSVVRVQSPKVMQAAVLGPISRSQPRDTQGPPSRREIHQVEQRLVRAIHETIRKRWPELQLETVKVSLLNDTITPTAGQTFRTMIASENIHLSGWQGPVDSPQTLTAITTDSLGEAVRLDLRCQITIQPFVLTVAENLPRGHLVQASDLTWSQGPDDPNAITDPANVIGRQTKRAIRRGEALEVNDLERVLLVRSRDIVTVTVRSGGITVRREMKSLDDGALGEAITVASLTGRDRLTARVTGVHTAEITSPAKSVPVNQMQAGVNR, encoded by the coding sequence ATGGACAATCGAGAATCGAAAATTGGGATGGTCGCCGCATGCCTGGTCTTTTCGGTATGCGCGGTGAGCAATGCCGCCGTTGTGCGTTTCCATGAGACCGCTACGGTTGACGGTACGATTGTTACATTGGGCGACATCGCGGAAGTCAGTGATGTGGATCCCGCGGTGAGTGAGAGTTTGCGGGAAACCATCTTGGGGCCCGCGCCGGCCGCAGGAACGGAAAAGCCGTTCCCGTTTGCGGATGTCCGAGCGAGATTGCGAGCCGTCGGGATCAATCTCGCAAGCGTTGAATTCACCGGGCACAGTGTGGTTCGCGTTCAGTCACCCAAAGTGATGCAAGCGGCAGTATTGGGACCCATTTCAAGGTCTCAGCCACGCGATACACAAGGTCCGCCATCACGTCGCGAAATTCATCAGGTCGAACAACGTCTCGTCCGGGCCATTCACGAAACTATTCGCAAGCGTTGGCCCGAATTGCAATTGGAGACCGTCAAGGTATCGCTCCTCAACGACACGATCACACCGACCGCCGGCCAGACGTTCCGAACGATGATTGCCAGCGAGAATATCCACCTTTCCGGTTGGCAAGGGCCGGTCGATTCTCCGCAAACACTGACGGCGATCACCACGGACTCGCTTGGGGAAGCGGTCCGTCTCGACCTTCGCTGCCAAATCACGATTCAACCATTTGTGTTGACCGTCGCCGAGAACCTCCCACGCGGACACCTCGTGCAAGCGTCTGATCTGACGTGGTCCCAGGGACCGGACGATCCGAACGCGATTACCGATCCTGCAAACGTCATCGGACGACAAACGAAACGGGCCATTCGTCGTGGCGAAGCTTTAGAAGTCAACGACCTGGAACGGGTTCTGCTGGTGCGTTCTCGGGACATCGTGACCGTGACAGTTCGGAGCGGAGGTATCACCGTACGTCGTGAGATGAAGTCTCTCGATGATGGTGCGTTGGGAGAAGCAATCACGGTCGCGAGCTTGACCGGTCGGGACCGGCTGACCGCTCGTGTAACCGGGGTTCACACCGCCGAGATCACTTCACCAGCCAAATCGGTTCCCGTGAACCAAATGCAAGCAGGAGTGAACCGATGA
- the flgG gene encoding flagellar basal-body rod protein FlgG: MGLQALHSAATGMQAFQTNLDVVANNLANAGTTGFKRSRVNFSDLYYQQLKLPGAQDAQGELTPTGVAVGLGTRVDATAVDHNQGSPLETERQLDVTILGDGFFPVQDGNEIMYTRSGAFSLNANGQIVTQSAGRGRPLEPPITVSPEAVEISISSDGSVSVREAGQNALSVVGQIETARFINPQGLLQQGDNLYSVTEASGQPLVGQPGLEGRGTLLQGFLESSNVEPVRELVDLIKVQRNFELNSQVVQAADQSLQLVANLRRY; this comes from the coding sequence ATGGGGCTACAAGCACTGCACTCGGCAGCGACGGGGATGCAAGCATTCCAGACCAATCTGGATGTCGTCGCGAACAATTTGGCGAACGCTGGAACCACGGGATTCAAGCGATCGCGAGTGAACTTTTCCGATTTGTACTATCAACAACTCAAGTTGCCAGGCGCGCAAGATGCTCAAGGGGAACTCACCCCCACGGGCGTTGCTGTTGGCTTGGGAACACGCGTGGATGCGACCGCCGTCGACCATAACCAAGGCAGTCCGCTGGAAACTGAACGTCAATTGGATGTCACCATTCTAGGCGATGGGTTCTTCCCTGTTCAGGACGGCAACGAGATCATGTATACCCGCTCGGGGGCATTCAGTTTGAACGCCAACGGTCAAATTGTCACGCAGTCGGCAGGACGCGGCCGCCCGTTGGAGCCGCCGATTACGGTGTCGCCGGAAGCCGTCGAGATTTCGATTTCTTCCGATGGTTCCGTCAGTGTCCGTGAAGCCGGGCAGAATGCTCTCAGTGTAGTGGGGCAGATAGAAACGGCACGGTTCATCAATCCTCAAGGCTTGTTGCAACAGGGCGACAACTTGTACTCGGTGACGGAAGCCTCCGGGCAACCACTCGTCGGCCAACCAGGTCTCGAAGGCCGAGGAACGTTACTACAAGGTTTCTTGGAATCGTCAAACGTGGAACCCGTCCGAGAGCTTGTGGATCTCATCAAGGTTCAACGGAATTTCGAATTGAACAGCCAAGTCGTACAAGCCGCCGATCAAAGCCTGCAATTGGTGGCCAACTTGCGACGGTACTAG
- a CDS encoding flagellar hook-basal body protein translates to MLYGLYLSAQGAQVQSKRLDVIANNLANADTSGFKRDLAVAQTYHPFDVEHGTAHELPRHLERVTGGTSITDVITDFQNGSLKETGARFDVALEGQGFLRVSDGQNEFLTRDGSLTQNAVGELVTEQGERVLDTTGSPIVIPPDATEISIGADGVISAMDDLGVQTALAQLDVVMPQSLADLQKIGDNHFVTNGPTEAAGPATRVRQGYVEGSGVNAISETVHMIDASKAFETNLNLLKLQDETLSRLLQAVPGR, encoded by the coding sequence ATGCTGTACGGACTTTACCTGTCGGCTCAGGGGGCACAGGTTCAATCGAAACGATTGGACGTGATCGCCAACAACCTGGCCAATGCCGACACCTCTGGGTTCAAACGCGATTTGGCGGTCGCTCAAACGTATCATCCGTTCGATGTCGAACATGGAACCGCTCACGAATTGCCCCGGCACTTGGAACGAGTGACCGGCGGGACATCAATTACCGATGTGATCACCGATTTTCAGAACGGTTCGCTGAAAGAGACCGGTGCTCGATTCGATGTGGCTTTGGAAGGCCAAGGCTTCTTGCGGGTTTCCGATGGGCAAAACGAGTTTCTCACGCGGGATGGCTCGCTGACGCAAAACGCGGTCGGTGAACTCGTGACCGAGCAGGGAGAACGCGTGCTCGATACCACGGGCTCGCCAATTGTCATCCCCCCCGATGCCACCGAAATTTCCATCGGTGCTGATGGTGTGATTTCCGCGATGGACGATCTCGGTGTGCAAACCGCGTTGGCTCAGTTGGATGTGGTGATGCCACAGTCGCTCGCTGATCTTCAGAAAATCGGCGACAACCACTTCGTCACCAATGGACCAACCGAAGCCGCCGGCCCCGCCACTCGTGTGCGACAAGGCTACGTGGAAGGTTCGGGCGTCAATGCGATCTCGGAAACGGTCCATATGATCGACGCCTCGAAAGCATTCGAGACCAATCTCAACTTGCTGAAGCTACAAGACGAAACGCTCTCACGATTGCTGCAGGCCGTGCCGGGACGGTAG
- a CDS encoding ABC transporter ATP-binding protein, which produces MSDAPADLAVENLTKTFSTTGGDLSVLRNLNLTMQRGESVVVTGPSGSGKSTLLYIVGTLDEPTSGDVKILGQDVLTGSETERARYRNANIGFVFQDHHLLPQCTVLENVLIPRLAGEGADDAAETRAKELLDRVGLSERLTHRPAQLSGGERQRVGICRALINAPALLLADEPTGNLDQKTAESVGSLLLEIAKEQNTLLLCVTHSMDLAGRFPVRKELKDGHLIDAA; this is translated from the coding sequence ATGAGCGACGCACCGGCAGACTTGGCGGTCGAAAACCTGACGAAGACGTTCTCCACCACCGGTGGGGATTTGTCCGTGTTGCGGAATCTCAATTTGACGATGCAACGCGGCGAAAGCGTCGTCGTGACCGGGCCATCCGGATCGGGGAAAAGCACACTTTTGTATATCGTCGGAACACTCGATGAACCAACGTCCGGCGATGTGAAGATTCTCGGCCAAGATGTCCTGACCGGGTCTGAAACGGAACGGGCTCGCTATCGGAATGCCAACATAGGCTTCGTGTTCCAAGACCATCACCTCTTGCCGCAGTGTACGGTTTTGGAGAACGTCCTGATTCCCCGACTCGCCGGTGAGGGAGCCGATGACGCAGCCGAAACGCGGGCGAAAGAGTTGCTGGACCGTGTGGGCCTTTCCGAACGCTTAACGCACCGCCCTGCCCAGCTTTCGGGTGGGGAACGGCAACGGGTCGGAATCTGTCGCGCGCTCATTAATGCTCCGGCGTTGCTGCTCGCCGACGAACCGACCGGCAATCTCGATCAAAAAACCGCCGAAAGTGTGGGATCGCTGCTGCTTGAGATCGCCAAAGAACAAAACACATTGTTACTTTGCGTGACCCACAGCATGGATTTGGCAGGCCGATTTCCTGTCCGCAAGGAACTCAAAGACGGCCACCTGATCGACGCAGCGTGA
- a CDS encoding acyl-CoA thioesterase: MASTFTTTHRVEFHETDLAGIVHFANFYRYMEVAEHEFLHSLGLSIMEKRPDGSTWGWPRVSAKCSFESPAFYQDVLEIRVTVERIGVKSLTINYEFWRDETRIARGQMKTVCCIFRPGEPMRSIEIPEAFTSQLEEHSES, encoded by the coding sequence ATGGCCAGCACGTTCACCACGACGCATCGCGTGGAATTCCACGAAACCGATTTGGCGGGCATCGTCCACTTTGCGAACTTCTATCGGTACATGGAAGTCGCTGAACACGAATTCCTGCACTCGCTCGGTTTGTCGATCATGGAGAAACGCCCCGACGGTTCCACCTGGGGTTGGCCGCGAGTTTCAGCGAAATGCAGTTTCGAGTCGCCAGCGTTCTATCAAGATGTTCTGGAAATTCGCGTGACGGTCGAACGCATCGGCGTGAAAAGTTTGACGATTAACTACGAATTCTGGCGAGACGAAACTCGGATTGCCCGCGGACAGATGAAAACCGTCTGCTGCATTTTCCGTCCCGGCGAACCTATGCGGTCCATCGAGATTCCCGAAGCCTTCACCAGTCAACTTGAGGAACACAGCGAGTCATGA